The following are encoded together in the Acidovorax sp. KKS102 genome:
- a CDS encoding (2Fe-2S)-binding protein, whose amino-acid sequence MNEEIPINLTVNGAYVTATAPARMHAADFLRHRLGNTGTHVGCEQGKCGMCTVQVDGVALKSCLMLAPQLEGACVRTVESLAVDNKLNGLQASFHRHHALQCGFCTPGFLMLATSIVERGEMLSRDEIREEISGVLCRCTGYENIISAIHEYLHETVAANPQLVAKEQV is encoded by the coding sequence ATGAACGAAGAGATACCCATCAATTTGACTGTCAACGGAGCATACGTGACGGCAACAGCGCCCGCGCGAATGCACGCTGCAGATTTTTTGCGACATCGTCTCGGGAACACTGGAACCCATGTTGGGTGTGAGCAAGGCAAATGCGGAATGTGCACCGTCCAAGTGGACGGCGTGGCGCTGAAGTCGTGTTTGATGCTTGCGCCTCAACTTGAGGGAGCATGCGTGAGAACTGTAGAGTCGCTCGCGGTTGACAACAAGCTGAATGGCTTGCAGGCCAGTTTCCACCGGCACCACGCTCTGCAATGCGGTTTTTGTACACCAGGATTTCTGATGTTGGCAACCAGCATCGTGGAGCGCGGAGAGATGCTGTCGCGTGATGAAATCAGAGAAGAAATCAGCGGCGTCCTCTGCCGGTGCACGGGCTACGAGAACATCATCAGTGCAATACACGAGTACCTGCATGAAACCGTGGCGGCCAACCCCCAGTTGGTTGCAAAGGAACAAGTATGA
- a CDS encoding CoxG family protein, producing the protein MKYEQSFQVAQNIATVWNFFSQFDRVAWCMPGLQKADVIDADSLDVVLAQRVGPMTATFQARVQITERVEQQSMGFTSIGKAVRGAIGNFRSTNSVTLASVDDGRATAVTVTGEVALGGALGSLGQKVVAKQAEKMTAEFAKQLERVLSEGDEKKVTAAVDAAPSNSGVDSTPSASSSQSGSQSAFPAQIVSPHRVAPSQSPSMEGALLFWSRLTAFGSLGTFAVGLVLLWRLT; encoded by the coding sequence TTGAAGTACGAACAATCCTTCCAGGTGGCGCAGAACATCGCGACTGTCTGGAACTTCTTTTCTCAATTCGACCGTGTCGCGTGGTGCATGCCTGGCCTGCAGAAGGCGGACGTCATTGATGCAGATAGCCTTGATGTGGTGCTAGCCCAACGCGTGGGTCCGATGACGGCCACGTTCCAAGCGCGGGTTCAAATCACTGAGCGTGTGGAGCAGCAGTCGATGGGATTTACTTCCATCGGCAAGGCTGTACGCGGGGCTATCGGCAATTTCCGGAGCACCAACAGTGTGACGCTGGCTTCGGTCGACGATGGACGGGCGACTGCCGTCACAGTAACGGGTGAAGTTGCGCTCGGCGGAGCACTTGGCAGCCTTGGTCAGAAAGTGGTCGCGAAGCAGGCTGAGAAGATGACCGCAGAGTTTGCCAAGCAGCTTGAACGCGTGCTGAGCGAAGGCGACGAGAAGAAGGTTACTGCTGCCGTAGATGCTGCGCCTTCGAATAGCGGCGTGGACTCGACGCCATCGGCTTCCTCATCGCAATCCGGCAGCCAATCTGCTTTTCCAGCACAAATCGTATCCCCTCATCGTGTGGCGCCGAGTCAATCTCCTTCTATGGAGGGAGCGCTGCTCTTCTGGTCACGTCTTACCGCATTTGGGAGTTTGGGCACCTTCGCAGTCGGCTTGGTGCTGCTGTGGCGATTGACCTGA
- a CDS encoding xanthine dehydrogenase family protein subunit M yields the protein MKSAPIKYHRATSVEEAVQLLSEYEPGEARVLAGGQNLVAMLNMRLWRLTALIDVNAIPGLSVIEPRGNDIVFGALTRHAMVEHSELVAQRLPLLSTMIRHVADRQVRNRGTLGGSLVHGDPSAEMPLGCLVLNARLHVHGPNGSREIAMEDFYDGPYAAAIEPDEMLTQIEIPPAPRHHAFMEVVRRHGDFCVLSVAVVGDQKDDGTWQNVRIGLGGLSETPVLAHALMEIAEGTTLSDEVIARTAAAVGSVIDPASDFRASAEYRAHLAPVYVERALKALRKSAPVVH from the coding sequence GTGAAATCCGCGCCGATTAAATACCACCGCGCGACTTCAGTCGAAGAAGCGGTTCAGCTACTTTCGGAGTACGAGCCAGGCGAGGCTCGGGTCCTTGCGGGTGGTCAGAACCTTGTGGCCATGTTGAACATGCGCCTATGGCGACTCACCGCTTTGATTGATGTCAACGCGATTCCCGGACTGTCAGTCATTGAGCCTCGCGGCAACGACATTGTGTTTGGTGCACTTACGCGCCATGCAATGGTCGAGCACTCGGAGCTGGTGGCCCAGCGCCTACCTCTGTTGTCCACGATGATTCGGCACGTTGCAGACCGTCAGGTGCGTAATCGTGGGACCTTGGGCGGTAGTCTGGTGCATGGAGACCCCAGCGCCGAGATGCCCTTGGGATGCCTTGTGCTGAACGCGCGTCTACACGTTCATGGTCCCAATGGTTCTCGAGAGATTGCCATGGAGGACTTTTATGACGGTCCCTACGCTGCAGCCATTGAACCAGACGAGATGCTCACGCAGATAGAGATTCCGCCCGCACCGCGTCACCATGCGTTCATGGAGGTCGTACGCCGTCACGGCGATTTCTGCGTTCTTTCAGTCGCGGTGGTCGGTGACCAAAAGGACGACGGCACATGGCAGAACGTGCGCATCGGTCTCGGTGGACTCTCCGAGACGCCGGTGCTTGCCCACGCGTTGATGGAAATCGCAGAGGGAACCACCCTGAGCGACGAGGTGATTGCGCGCACCGCTGCTGCTGTCGGCAGCGTCATTGACCCTGCGAGCGACTTCCGAGCCAGCGCGGAGTACAGGGCTCACTTGGCGCCTGTCTATGTTGAACGGGCCCTCAAGGCGCTGCGCAAAAGCGCGCCTGTAGTGCATTAG
- a CDS encoding PEP/pyruvate-binding domain-containing protein, whose amino-acid sequence MSAAAPFVLWLDDPIANGHPALGGKFSSLGEMTASGFSVPPGFGITTSAYRSFMDAAGLSEEARRVSAAADKMALEDIKSETKTLIAGVLNAPLPAQLEADIREAYAELERRTGVKDVPVAVRSSGESEDLAGASFAGQYDTFLWVCGIESVLHHVRQCWVGMFGEAVLSYRVDGQAVISRGDFGMCVGIQQMVQARAAGVMFTLNPLNGDRSKVAMEAVWGLGEGVVKGDITPSRFMVDKVTFEIVERKRSDQREEYRFDPSQGVAVLPIEETRIGVSCLEESHVLALAELAKHIERRRGAPQDIEWAVDVNGNVRVLQVRPETVWSRKAAQSIVGKSRSPIGHVLARMAGNQIAKPAATGAKGAA is encoded by the coding sequence ATGAGTGCTGCAGCTCCCTTCGTGCTCTGGTTGGATGACCCCATTGCAAACGGGCATCCGGCTCTGGGTGGCAAGTTCTCGAGCCTAGGTGAGATGACCGCCAGCGGCTTCTCCGTCCCACCAGGCTTTGGCATCACAACCAGCGCCTATCGCAGCTTCATGGATGCAGCCGGGCTGAGCGAAGAAGCGCGGCGCGTCAGTGCCGCAGCGGACAAGATGGCCCTGGAAGACATCAAGTCCGAAACCAAAACCTTGATTGCCGGGGTGCTGAACGCTCCCCTGCCTGCTCAACTGGAAGCAGACATCCGCGAGGCGTACGCTGAGCTTGAACGTCGTACGGGTGTGAAGGACGTTCCGGTCGCAGTGCGCTCGAGCGGAGAGTCAGAGGACTTGGCAGGTGCGAGCTTCGCCGGACAGTACGACACGTTCCTGTGGGTGTGTGGCATCGAGTCCGTCTTGCACCACGTCCGTCAGTGCTGGGTGGGAATGTTCGGCGAGGCAGTGCTGTCGTACCGCGTGGATGGACAGGCTGTCATCTCCCGTGGCGACTTCGGCATGTGCGTCGGCATTCAACAAATGGTCCAAGCCCGTGCTGCTGGGGTGATGTTCACCCTCAACCCGCTCAACGGCGACCGTTCCAAGGTCGCCATGGAGGCCGTGTGGGGTCTTGGTGAAGGCGTGGTGAAAGGCGACATTACGCCGTCGCGCTTCATGGTGGACAAAGTCACGTTCGAAATCGTGGAGCGCAAACGCAGCGACCAGCGCGAGGAGTACCGATTCGACCCCAGTCAGGGTGTCGCCGTTCTGCCTATCGAAGAGACCAGGATTGGCGTGTCGTGCTTGGAGGAATCTCACGTGCTTGCGCTGGCAGAACTGGCCAAGCACATCGAGCGCCGTCGCGGTGCGCCTCAAGACATCGAGTGGGCCGTCGACGTGAACGGCAATGTCCGGGTGCTTCAAGTTCGGCCGGAAACCGTTTGGAGCCGCAAGGCGGCCCAGAGCATCGTCGGAAAGTCGCGCTCGCCGATTGGTCACGTCCTTGCACGTATGGCAGGTAATCAAATTGCAAAGCCAGCCGCAACTGGAGCCAAGGGAGCAGCGTGA
- a CDS encoding PEP-utilizing enzyme, whose product MAVQNNTTPSAKRRFQSPFDVATPPGAEGWQELYPYYAHISEERRAVEEQKLWYFDGMHNPEPLYPFDTIMTENWWVAASQMTTKVWPIPVAMGIDQRIINGYLYVSPNSIDDPAEVARRAELFNERAGHYYENWDTIYAEWKKKANGCIERLKQIQFKPLPEFEPEENVYGHRGIYSSHDLLSSYNRLIENLFEMGSYHFEMLNLGYGAYLTFREFCQQAFPGISDQTITDMVSGIDILLFRPDDELRKLASRAIELSVDGALLANSDPASALKAVGSLPGGAAWLAAYEESRNPWFWFSTGVGYTHSDAVWMTDPRLPFTALRGYIEALRRGEDIRRPLDKIIETRTRVTQEYRELLPTEDDREAFDGLVKLARTVYPYVEDHNFFVEHWHHSLFWEKVRELGEVFVAHKFFDDKEDIFYLHRHEVYDALYDMIIGWAVGTPPRGEVYWRPIIQKRRKIRDALAKWSPPPALGVPPESITEPLTIMLWGITQETIQQWLGGDTAEDGVLRGIAASAGKVTGRARLITESEQLYDVQDGEILVCRITAPSWAPVFQRISAAVSDVGGMMAHTAIISREYGLPAVVGTGFATVNVSTGDLIEVDGTEGTVRVLEKAVQA is encoded by the coding sequence AACAACACCACCCCCAGCGCTAAGCGCCGATTCCAAAGCCCATTTGACGTGGCGACCCCCCCCGGCGCCGAGGGCTGGCAGGAGCTCTACCCCTACTACGCTCACATCAGCGAAGAGCGCCGCGCCGTGGAAGAGCAGAAGCTTTGGTACTTCGATGGCATGCACAACCCAGAGCCGCTGTACCCCTTCGACACCATCATGACTGAGAACTGGTGGGTGGCAGCCAGCCAAATGACCACGAAGGTGTGGCCCATTCCGGTGGCAATGGGCATCGACCAACGCATCATAAATGGCTACCTCTACGTCAGCCCGAACTCCATCGACGACCCCGCCGAAGTGGCGCGCCGCGCAGAGCTCTTCAACGAGCGTGCTGGCCACTACTACGAGAACTGGGACACCATCTATGCTGAATGGAAGAAGAAGGCCAACGGCTGCATCGAACGCCTGAAGCAGATTCAGTTCAAGCCGCTGCCGGAGTTCGAGCCTGAGGAGAACGTCTACGGTCACCGCGGCATTTACTCTTCGCACGACCTGCTGAGCTCGTACAACCGGCTCATCGAGAACCTCTTCGAGATGGGCTCGTACCACTTCGAAATGCTGAACCTCGGCTATGGTGCTTACCTGACGTTCCGCGAGTTCTGTCAGCAAGCGTTCCCGGGCATCAGTGACCAGACCATCACCGATATGGTGTCTGGCATCGACATCCTGCTCTTCCGCCCCGACGACGAGCTGCGCAAGCTGGCGTCACGCGCAATCGAGCTGTCGGTGGACGGGGCGCTGCTGGCCAATTCGGACCCTGCTTCGGCGCTGAAGGCTGTTGGCTCGCTTCCGGGTGGCGCCGCTTGGCTAGCTGCGTATGAAGAATCGCGCAACCCCTGGTTCTGGTTCTCTACGGGTGTGGGCTACACGCACTCTGACGCAGTCTGGATGACGGACCCCCGCTTGCCTTTCACCGCCTTGCGCGGCTACATCGAGGCACTGCGCCGTGGCGAAGACATCCGTCGCCCTCTCGACAAAATCATCGAGACGCGCACCCGCGTGACCCAGGAATACCGTGAGCTTCTTCCCACGGAAGATGACCGCGAGGCATTCGACGGCCTGGTCAAGCTCGCACGCACGGTCTATCCTTACGTCGAAGACCACAACTTCTTCGTCGAACACTGGCACCACTCCCTGTTCTGGGAGAAAGTCCGTGAACTCGGCGAAGTGTTCGTCGCGCACAAGTTCTTTGACGACAAGGAGGACATCTTCTATCTGCACCGCCACGAGGTGTACGACGCGCTGTACGACATGATTATTGGTTGGGCGGTCGGCACTCCTCCTCGTGGCGAGGTGTACTGGCGCCCCATCATTCAGAAGCGCCGAAAGATTCGGGATGCTCTGGCCAAATGGTCGCCTCCGCCGGCCTTGGGTGTGCCTCCGGAGTCCATCACGGAGCCACTCACCATCATGCTCTGGGGCATCACCCAAGAGACCATTCAACAATGGCTCGGCGGCGACACGGCAGAAGACGGCGTGCTGCGAGGCATCGCAGCATCTGCGGGTAAGGTGACAGGGCGCGCACGTCTTATCACCGAGTCCGAGCAGCTCTACGATGTGCAAGACGGAGAAATCCTCGTGTGCCGCATCACGGCGCCTAGTTGGGCCCCGGTCTTCCAACGCATCTCGGCCGCCGTCTCCGACGTTGGCGGAATGATGGCTCACACGGCAATCATCTCTCGTGAGTACGGGCTGCCGGCAGTCGTGGGGACCGGCTTCGCCACGGTGAACGTTTCTACCGGCGACCTCATCGAGGTTGACGGAACCGAAGGCACGGTTCGCGTGCTGGAAAAGGCGGTGCAAGCATGA